The following coding sequences are from one Rattus rattus isolate New Zealand chromosome 11, Rrattus_CSIRO_v1, whole genome shotgun sequence window:
- the Noa1 gene encoding nitric oxide-associated protein 1 isoform X2 yields MLPARLGCRLLCGLLRGPAPAAACRGPARWLLEGKCEATICQRGSSLGRRAPPSSTATEDCEEGTDTEERFLFPEYVPERTPEEQLRELRELRELQQLQQEKERQRLQRREERLQQKLRAGLRALPVPELPDASVPPSGIYCSGCGAELHCQHPGLPGYLPGEKFRDAAQAEGGLARTVCQRCWLLVHHRRALRLQVSRDQYLEIVSTALQKPGPALVLYMVDLLDLPDALLPDLPKLVGPKQLFVLGNKVDLLPQDAPGYLQRLRQRLWDDCIRAGLVVAPGHRGPQYPTGNEPLDEIKNQNPSSRSRTVVKDVRLISAKTGYGVEELISALQRSWRYRGDVYLVGTTNAGKSTLFNTLLESDYCTAKGSEAIDRATISPWPGTTLNLLKFPICNPTPYRMFRRQKRLQEDASKTEEDLSEHEQSQLNQLKKHGYIVGRVGRTFLHSRQQKEEVPFEFDADSLAFDMGNEPVVSVCKNTKQTELTPEDVKDAHWFYDTPGITKENCILNLLTEKEIDIVLPTHSIIPRTFVLKPGMVLFLGGIARVDFLQGNQSAWFTVVASNFLPVHISSLDKADALYEKHAGQELLLVGLQ; encoded by the exons ATGCTGCCCGCGCGCCTGGGTTGCAGGCTGCTGTGCGGGCTCCTACGGGGCCCCGCGCCAGCCGCTGCGTGCCGTGGCCCAGCACGGTGGCTCCTGGAGGGGAAGTGTGAGGCCACCATCTGCCAGCGTGGATCATCCCTGGGCCGCCGGGCTCCCCCTAGTTCCACGGCGACCGAGGACTGTGAAGAAGGAACCGACACCGAGGAACGCTTTCTGTTCCCGGAGTACGTCCCGGAGCGGACCCCTGAGGAACAGCTGCGGGAATTGCGGGAGCTGCGGGAGttgcagcagctgcagcaggagaAAGAACGACAGAGGTTGCAGCGGCGGGAGGAGCGGCTTCAGCAGAAACTGCGGGCAGGCCTCCGGGCTCTGCCGGTCCCGGAGCTTCCAGACGCATCGGTGCCGCCCAGCGGCATCTACTGCTCCGGCTGCGGAGCCGAGCTCCACTGCCAGCATCCTGGCCTGCCTGGCTACTTGCCGGGCGAGAAGTTCCGCGATGCTGCCCAGGCGGAAGGCGGCCTGGCGCGGACCGTGTGCCAACGCTGCTGGCTACTGGTGCACCACCGCCGTGCCCTGCGCCTGCAGGTGAGCCGCGATCAGTACCTGGAGATTGTGAGCACCGCGCTGCAGAAACCGGGGCCCGCTCTGGTGCTTTATATGGTGGATCTGCTTGACCTGCCGGACGCCCTGCTGCCCGACTTGCCCAAGCTGGTGGGCCCCAAGCAGCTCTTCGTGCTGGGGAATAAAGTGGACCTGCTGCCCCAGGATGCGCCCGGCTACTTACAGCGGCTGCGGCAGCGGCTGTGGGACGACTGTATCCGCGCCGGGCTCGTGGTGGCCCCTGGTCATAGAGGACCACAGTACCCTACTGGAAATGAGCCACTGGACGAGATAAAGAATCAGAATCCGTCGTCCAGGTCCCGGACAGTGGTCAAAGACGTGCGGCTGATTAGCGCCAAGACGGGCTATGGAGTTGAAGAACTGATCTCTGCTCTTCAGCGTTCCTGGCGCTACCGCGGCGATGTCTACCTGGTGGGCACCACGAACGCTGGCAAGTCCACTCTCTTTAACACACTCCTGGAGTCTGATTACTGCACCGCCAAGGGCTCAGAAGCCATCGACAGAGCCACCATCTCCCCCTGGCCAG GTACCACATTAAACCTCCTGAAGTTTCCTATTTGCAACCCGACTCCTTACAGAATGTTCAGAAGACAAAAAAGGCTTCAAGAAGATGCGAgcaaaactgaagaagatcttagTGAGCACGAACAAAGTCAGCTCAATCAGCTGAAAAAGCATGGCTACATAGTAG GAAGGGTCGGAAGAACATTCTTGCACTCCAGACAGCAGAAGGAAGAGGTTCCCTTTGAGTTTGATGCTGACTCGCTGGCCTTTGACATGGGAAATGAACCCGTTGTGTCTGTGtgcaaaaacaccaaacaaacagaactgaCCCCAGAGGACGTGAAAGACGCCCACTGGTTTTACGACACCCCTGGGATCACAAAAGAAAACTGC ATTCTAAATCttctaacagaaaaagaaatcgaTATTGTTTTGCCGACACATTCTATTATCCCAAGAACCTTTGTCCTCAAGCCCGGAATGGTTCTATTTTTGGGTGGTATAGCCCGAGTAGATTTCCTACAG